A single genomic interval of Xylanivirga thermophila harbors:
- a CDS encoding M20 metallopeptidase family protein, which yields MEFTNIEYLKDEVVKYRRQLHEHPEIDNDVDYTREYILKHLIRCNFDRIEVIACGIKAVMVAKDPGYTFAFRADMDGLPIAEETKLSFASKWEGYMHACGHDGHMAMLLGFARWLGDNKGHLKHNVVLIFQPAEETEGGALNMIDGGVLENPEVDAIFGFHIMPEIPQGSFGISPGTIMAQTCEFDIEIMGKSAHGAMPHKGVDAILATSFFISSLQSVTSRMIDPMHNAVITVGKLEAGDNRNILAEYATIQGVIRTFSDADYKKIKDDIQSLLKGIDRGFKTVSSYKEVVYYPPVQNDAYWTNTIKHMIDDHKVMEITPIMIADDFSYYQQNVPGVYIFLGSNDQKMGYTMPLHSNKFDFDEKILMDGIKLCIKIACSGY from the coding sequence ATGGAATTTACAAATATAGAATATTTAAAGGATGAAGTGGTAAAGTACAGGCGACAGCTTCATGAGCATCCAGAGATAGATAATGATGTAGATTATACTAGAGAATACATACTAAAGCACCTAATAAGATGCAATTTTGACAGGATAGAAGTTATAGCCTGCGGTATAAAGGCAGTTATGGTGGCAAAAGACCCAGGCTATACATTCGCTTTTCGAGCTGACATGGACGGACTCCCTATAGCTGAAGAGACGAAATTATCATTTGCTTCTAAATGGGAAGGATATATGCATGCATGTGGACATGACGGGCATATGGCCATGCTTTTAGGATTTGCCAGGTGGCTTGGCGATAATAAAGGGCATTTAAAGCACAATGTTGTGCTTATATTCCAACCGGCAGAAGAGACAGAAGGTGGGGCACTTAATATGATAGATGGGGGAGTATTGGAAAATCCAGAGGTAGATGCAATTTTTGGATTTCATATAATGCCCGAGATACCACAAGGGTCTTTTGGTATAAGTCCGGGGACTATTATGGCACAAACCTGTGAATTTGACATAGAGATAATGGGTAAAAGTGCCCACGGTGCCATGCCACATAAAGGGGTGGATGCCATACTTGCCACTAGCTTTTTTATATCATCCCTTCAATCTGTCACAAGTAGGATGATAGATCCTATGCATAATGCAGTTATAACGGTAGGCAAATTAGAGGCGGGAGATAATCGCAATATATTAGCAGAATATGCAACAATACAGGGTGTTATACGTACGTTTTCAGATGCGGACTATAAAAAGATAAAAGATGACATACAAAGTCTTTTGAAGGGAATAGATAGGGGATTTAAAACAGTCAGCAGCTATAAAGAGGTAGTATATTATCCCCCAGTGCAAAATGATGCTTATTGGACGAATACGATAAAACATATGATAGATGATCATAAAGTAATGGAGATAACGCCTATTATGATAGCGGATGATTTTTCCTATTATCAACAAAATGTGCCCGGAGTATATATTTTTTTAGGTAGCAATGATCAGAAAATGGGATATACAATGCCCCTTCATAGCAACAAGTTCGATTTTGATGAAAAAATATTGATGGATGGAATAAAATTATGCATAAAAATAGCCTGCTCTGGCTATTGA
- the htpG gene encoding molecular chaperone HtpG produces the protein MATKEFKAESKRLLDLMINSIYTNKEIFLRELISNASDAIDKSYYRSLVDKNITFNKDDFYIRITPDKEKRILTISDTGIGMTKEELENNLGTIAKSGSLAFKNENEMKDGVDIIGQFGVGFYSAFMVADLVTVKSRAIDSDKAYKWESSGPEGYDIEVCEKETVGTDVILRIKENTEDENYDDFLDEYRIRSLVKKYSDFIKYPIKMIVKKSRLKEGSEDEYEDYFEDEILNSMVPIWRKNKNELKPEDYDQFYMDKHFGYEKPLKVIHTKVEGVVSYNAILFIPSRAPYDFYTKEFQKGLELYSNGVLIMEKCADLLPDYFGFVQGLVDSADLSLNISRELLQHDRQLRFIAKKINDKIKKELLSMLKDEREKYVEFYGNFGRQLKYGIYSDFGTHKEELQDLLMFYSSTEKKLVSLDEYVSRMKEDQKHIYYATGESIEKIEKLPQTEMIKDKGFEILYFTDDIDEFAIKMLMNYKDKEFKSVSSGDLDFDTDSKNTDENKDIFDFMKEALNGKVKEVRASKRLKTHPVCLANEGEVSIEMEKVLNMMPDNPNIKADKILEINTNHEMFDAIKKAFSEDKDKLKMYANLLYNQALLIEGLPIDDPVQFANDVCSLIK, from the coding sequence ATGGCTACAAAAGAATTTAAAGCAGAGTCTAAAAGATTGCTTGATTTGATGATCAATTCAATTTATACAAATAAAGAAATTTTTTTGAGAGAGCTCATATCAAATGCAAGTGATGCTATTGACAAGAGCTATTACCGCTCCCTTGTAGATAAAAATATTACTTTTAATAAGGATGATTTTTATATTAGGATCACTCCAGACAAGGAAAAAAGAATCCTTACTATAAGCGATACAGGCATAGGTATGACAAAAGAAGAACTGGAAAACAATCTTGGTACCATTGCAAAGAGTGGGTCCCTTGCATTTAAAAACGAGAATGAAATGAAAGACGGAGTAGATATTATAGGACAGTTTGGAGTTGGTTTTTATTCTGCATTTATGGTAGCGGATTTAGTAACTGTAAAGAGCCGTGCCATAGATTCTGATAAGGCATATAAATGGGAATCAAGTGGTCCAGAAGGCTATGATATTGAGGTTTGTGAAAAAGAGACTGTAGGAACGGATGTTATATTAAGGATTAAAGAAAATACTGAAGATGAGAATTATGATGATTTTTTGGATGAATATAGGATAAGATCATTGGTAAAGAAATATTCTGATTTTATAAAATATCCAATAAAAATGATTGTAAAGAAAAGTAGGTTAAAAGAGGGCAGCGAGGATGAGTATGAAGACTATTTCGAAGATGAGATTTTAAACAGCATGGTGCCAATTTGGCGAAAGAACAAAAATGAATTAAAGCCAGAGGATTATGATCAGTTCTATATGGACAAACACTTTGGCTATGAAAAACCGTTGAAAGTAATACATACAAAGGTAGAAGGGGTGGTAAGCTATAATGCCATACTCTTTATTCCTTCTAGAGCACCCTATGATTTTTATACAAAGGAATTTCAAAAGGGACTTGAACTTTACTCAAATGGTGTGTTGATAATGGAGAAATGTGCCGATCTACTTCCTGACTATTTTGGTTTTGTACAAGGCTTAGTGGATTCTGCTGACCTCTCTCTCAATATTTCAAGGGAGCTTTTGCAGCATGATAGGCAGCTTAGATTTATTGCAAAGAAAATAAATGATAAGATCAAGAAAGAGCTTTTATCCATGCTTAAGGATGAACGGGAAAAGTATGTGGAATTCTATGGGAATTTTGGTAGACAGCTTAAATATGGAATTTATTCTGATTTTGGAACGCATAAGGAAGAATTGCAAGATTTGTTGATGTTCTATTCTTCTACGGAGAAAAAGCTTGTAAGCCTCGATGAATATGTTTCCCGTATGAAAGAGGATCAAAAACATATATATTATGCTACGGGTGAAAGTATAGAAAAGATTGAAAAATTACCACAGACGGAAATGATAAAGGATAAGGGCTTCGAGATATTATACTTTACAGATGATATCGATGAATTTGCAATCAAGATGCTTATGAATTATAAGGATAAGGAATTTAAGTCCGTTTCCAGTGGAGATTTAGATTTTGATACTGATAGCAAAAATACCGATGAAAACAAGGATATATTTGATTTTATGAAGGAGGCCTTAAATGGTAAGGTTAAGGAAGTTAGGGCTTCAAAACGCTTAAAGACCCATCCCGTTTGTCTTGCAAATGAGGGAGAGGTATCCATCGAGATGGAGAAGGTACTTAATATGATGCCAGATAATCCAAATATCAAGGCAGATAAAATATTAGAAATAAATACGAATCATGAAATGTTTGATGCCATAAAGAAGGCTTTTTCAGAGGATAAGGATAAACTAAAGATGTATGCAAACCTTTTATATAATCAGGCATTATTAATTGAAGGGCTTCCCATAGATGATCCTGTACAATTTGCAAATGATGTATGCAGTTTAATTAAATAG
- a CDS encoding aspartate-semialdehyde dehydrogenase, which translates to MKKYNIAIVGATGMVGRTFLKVLEDRKLPVSKYYLFASSRSAGKQVDFMGEKHTIQELTEECFDDKDIDIALFSAGGSVSKKFAPIAAKKGIVVIDNSSAWRMDDNVPLVVPEVNPKDILKHNGIIANPNCSTIQAMVPLKPLYDAYGIKRIVYSTYQAVSGAGRGGYLDLENGIKGEAPQKFPYPIFSNCLPHIDSFLDNGYTKEEMKMIDETHKILGDPNIKITATTVRVPVFNCHSEAINIEFKKDFKLDELKKLLSDFPGLMVVDDPENNQYPMAVTADGKDEVFVGRIRRDFSVDSGVNLWVVADNIRKGAATNTIQIAEKVIEYWENGMLER; encoded by the coding sequence ATGAAAAAATACAATATTGCTATAGTTGGAGCTACTGGCATGGTAGGTCGGACCTTTTTAAAAGTATTAGAAGATAGAAAGCTACCTGTAAGCAAATATTATCTGTTTGCCTCCTCAAGATCAGCTGGCAAACAAGTAGATTTCATGGGAGAAAAACATACCATTCAAGAACTTACTGAAGAATGTTTTGATGACAAGGATATAGATATAGCACTATTCTCTGCAGGTGGTTCTGTTAGTAAAAAATTTGCTCCCATAGCTGCCAAAAAGGGCATAGTAGTAATCGACAATAGCAGTGCATGGCGTATGGATGACAACGTGCCCCTCGTAGTTCCTGAGGTAAATCCAAAGGATATATTAAAACATAATGGCATAATAGCCAATCCAAACTGCTCTACTATTCAAGCCATGGTGCCATTAAAACCACTTTATGATGCATATGGCATAAAAAGAATAGTATATTCCACATATCAGGCAGTATCCGGTGCAGGCCGCGGGGGCTATCTGGATCTTGAAAATGGCATAAAAGGCGAAGCTCCACAAAAATTTCCCTACCCCATTTTTTCAAATTGCCTGCCCCATATAGACAGTTTTCTAGATAATGGGTATACTAAGGAAGAAATGAAGATGATTGATGAAACCCACAAAATATTAGGAGATCCTAATATAAAAATAACAGCTACTACTGTAAGGGTCCCGGTATTCAATTGCCATAGTGAAGCTATAAATATAGAATTTAAAAAGGATTTTAAACTTGATGAACTAAAAAAATTATTGTCTGATTTCCCTGGCCTGATGGTAGTAGATGATCCAGAAAACAACCAGTATCCAATGGCTGTGACAGCAGACGGCAAAGATGAAGTCTTCGTGGGTCGAATAAGACGAGATTTCAGTGTGGACAGCGGCGTAAATCTATGGGTGGTGGCAGATAATATCAGAAAAGGAGCAGCCACAAATACCATCCAGATTGCTGAAAAGGTCATTGAATATTGGGAAAATGGAATGTTAGAAAGGTGA